Proteins encoded in a region of the Azospirillum sp. TSH58 genome:
- the urtE gene encoding urea ABC transporter ATP-binding subunit UrtE yields MLSVNQLRVSYGESEVLHGLDFTVAPNEIVAIMGRNGMGKTTLMKSLMGIVPARSGAIRIGGDEITGLKSYERVAKGVAYVPQGRMIFPTMTVQENIETGLSVHGGRSVPGDLYELFPVLLEMKGRRGGNLSGGQQQQLAIARALATKPKVLLLDEPTEGIQPSIIREMARTLRRIRDEKGLSIIVSEQVLSFALDIADRVLVIENGEIVHEDSRDQVDEAKVARLLSV; encoded by the coding sequence ATGCTGTCCGTCAATCAACTCCGCGTGTCCTACGGCGAGAGCGAGGTCCTGCACGGGCTGGACTTCACCGTGGCGCCCAACGAGATCGTCGCCATCATGGGCCGGAACGGCATGGGCAAGACGACGCTGATGAAGTCGCTGATGGGGATCGTGCCGGCGCGCTCCGGCGCCATCCGCATCGGCGGCGACGAGATCACCGGCCTGAAGAGCTACGAGCGGGTGGCGAAGGGCGTCGCCTATGTCCCGCAGGGGCGCATGATTTTCCCGACCATGACCGTGCAGGAGAACATCGAGACGGGGCTGAGCGTCCATGGCGGGCGCAGCGTGCCGGGGGACCTGTACGAGCTGTTCCCGGTGCTGCTGGAGATGAAGGGCCGGCGCGGCGGCAACCTGTCGGGCGGGCAGCAGCAGCAGCTCGCCATCGCCCGCGCGCTCGCCACCAAGCCGAAGGTGCTGCTGCTGGACGAGCCGACGGAGGGCATCCAGCCGTCGATCATCCGCGAGATGGCCCGCACCCTGCGCCGCATCCGCGACGAGAAGGGCCTCAGCATCATCGTGTCGGAGCAGGTGCTGAGCTTCGCGCTCGACATCGCCGACCGCGTGCTGGTGATCGAGAACGGCGAGATCGTCCATGAGGACAGCCGCGATCAGGTCGACGAGGCGAAGGTGGCGCGGCTGCTGTCGGTTTAG